From a region of the Longimicrobiales bacterium genome:
- a CDS encoding cold shock domain-containing protein, whose amino-acid sequence EDVFVHFSAISMEGFKTLAEGEEVEFEIKQTDKGLQAANVNRPSEP is encoded by the coding sequence GAGGACGTATTCGTCCACTTCTCTGCGATCTCGATGGAGGGGTTCAAGACGCTCGCTGAAGGCGAGGAGGTCGAGTTCGAGATCAAGCAGACGGACAAGGGATTGCAGGCCGCGAACGTGAACCGTCCATCCGAGCCCTGA
- the ssb gene encoding single-stranded DNA-binding protein, whose translation MSRSVNKVILVGNVGRDPDVQTTTTGTKVAHVSLATSRRFPRDGGMEERTEWHRLTLWDRLAQIAEDYVRKGDRVYIEGRMEYDSFEKNGVTIPTAEVHVRELVMLGPVSARTTAVEEEEEEELAV comes from the coding sequence ATGAGTCGCTCAGTGAACAAGGTAATCCTCGTCGGCAACGTCGGTCGTGATCCGGACGTGCAGACGACCACGACGGGAACGAAGGTGGCGCACGTATCGCTGGCGACAAGCCGGCGCTTCCCCCGCGACGGCGGTATGGAGGAGCGGACGGAGTGGCATCGACTCACGCTGTGGGACCGGCTCGCACAGATCGCGGAGGACTACGTGCGGAAGGGGGACCGCGTCTACATCGAGGGGCGTATGGAGTATGACAGCTTCGAGAAGAACGGTGTAACGATTCCGACGGCGGAAGTGCACGTCCGCGAGCTGGTCATGCTGGGACCGGTGAGCGCACGAACAACGGCCGTGGAAGAGGAGGAAGAGGAGGAGCTGGCGGTCTGA
- a CDS encoding carboxymuconolactone decarboxylase family protein, which translates to MSLQEFREFRERMNERILATGNLDIKRFFALDSRVYEDGALPVRTKELLGLVASLVLRCDDCVSYHLVRCAEEGLSDEEILETLSVGLIVGGSIVIPHLRRAVATLEEIRTAQSP; encoded by the coding sequence ATGAGCCTTCAGGAGTTCCGCGAGTTCCGCGAGCGCATGAACGAACGCATCCTCGCCACCGGAAATCTCGACATCAAACGCTTCTTCGCACTCGACTCGCGCGTCTACGAGGACGGCGCCCTGCCCGTCCGCACCAAGGAGCTGCTCGGCCTCGTCGCCTCCCTCGTCCTGCGCTGCGACGACTGCGTCTCCTACCATCTCGTGCGCTGCGCCGAGGAGGGGCTCTCTGACGAGGAGATCCTCGAGACCCTCAGCGTCGGCCTCATCGTCGGCGGCTCCATCGTCATCCCTCACCTGCGCCGCGCTGTCGCTACGCTCGAGGAGATCCGCACCGCCCAATCCCCTTGA
- the metB gene encoding cystathionine gamma-synthase, whose translation MSTVIATQRSTTAGIGTLDLEHGGAIDDVRLAFSIYGDSAAPPVLVLGGISAGRHLLDSGDHTRAGWWPGVVGTSLALDPQQYCLIGVDYVGGRGESSRPGPGESWPAFSTRDQAAAINALLDCLGIDRLHAVVGASYGGMVALALAERYGARVQRLIALCAAHRSNPMAAALRSVQRRIVRLAVASGTPQHGVAVARALAMTTYRTREEFEERFQGEVRLVNGVAHFPVDAYLDHHGREYASSFPAESFLTLSQSLDLHRIDPRRIMTDCTLVAFDSDSLVPVRDIRALADGLPHEPTLRCIASRFGHDGFLKETHAVSSAIAAALHRETCAIRPALPARGAPDGQPVTHYATRASGSTRAPATGAARAGIGTDTQYGAVIPPIQLSTTFTFEDFGAKRAYDYTRSGNPTRDLLAGAIAELERGAGGIVTPTGMAAIAVTLQLLRPGDLLLAAHDGYGGTYRLLQALARRHSFDVEFVDLTSSAAAALIHARRPRMIWVETPSNPLLRISDIAALAAAARAVGALCVADNTFLSPALQTPIELGADIVVHSTTKYLNGHSDVVGGAIVACDVAIAEELGWWANCTGATGSPFDSYLTLRGLRTLHPRMRAHQENAAAILDVLHAHSAVRAVHYPGLPTHPGHETAVRQQRGFGAMLSFELHGGEPAIRRFIGGLEHFSLAESLGGVESLIAHPATMTHAAMDAAARRTAGIRDALLRLSVGIEDVSDLRSDISRALERAAAGPC comes from the coding sequence ATGAGCACCGTGATCGCCACACAGCGGAGCACGACTGCCGGGATCGGGACACTCGATCTGGAGCACGGCGGCGCGATTGACGACGTCCGGCTGGCCTTCTCGATATACGGCGACAGTGCTGCGCCGCCCGTGCTCGTGCTCGGCGGCATTTCGGCCGGACGCCACCTGCTGGATTCGGGCGACCATACGAGAGCGGGCTGGTGGCCGGGCGTGGTGGGCACATCGCTGGCGCTCGACCCGCAGCAGTACTGCCTGATCGGAGTCGATTACGTCGGCGGTCGCGGTGAGTCGTCGCGCCCCGGACCCGGGGAGAGCTGGCCGGCGTTTTCGACGCGGGACCAGGCAGCCGCCATCAATGCACTGCTCGACTGCCTCGGCATTGACCGGCTCCACGCAGTGGTTGGCGCCTCGTACGGCGGCATGGTGGCGCTCGCGCTGGCCGAGCGATACGGCGCGCGCGTGCAGCGCCTGATCGCCCTCTGCGCAGCGCACCGGTCGAATCCGATGGCTGCCGCTCTCCGCTCCGTCCAGCGCCGCATCGTGCGCCTCGCCGTTGCATCGGGAACGCCGCAGCATGGAGTCGCCGTGGCACGCGCACTCGCAATGACCACCTATCGCACCCGCGAGGAGTTCGAAGAGCGGTTCCAGGGCGAAGTCCGGCTGGTGAACGGCGTCGCCCACTTCCCCGTCGACGCGTACCTGGATCATCACGGTCGCGAGTACGCATCCAGCTTCCCGGCAGAGTCGTTCCTGACGCTGTCGCAGTCGCTGGACCTGCACCGCATCGATCCGCGCCGCATTATGACCGACTGTACGCTGGTCGCTTTCGACTCGGACTCGCTCGTACCCGTGCGCGACATTCGTGCACTCGCTGATGGTCTGCCGCACGAGCCGACGCTGCGATGCATTGCGTCGCGCTTCGGTCATGACGGCTTCCTCAAGGAGACGCATGCGGTGTCGAGCGCGATTGCCGCAGCATTGCATCGTGAGACGTGCGCGATCCGCCCGGCATTGCCGGCGCGAGGCGCCCCGGACGGGCAGCCTGTCACGCACTACGCCACGCGCGCTTCGGGCTCCACCCGCGCGCCCGCAACCGGGGCAGCGCGTGCCGGCATCGGCACCGACACGCAGTATGGCGCTGTCATCCCGCCGATCCAGCTTTCAACCACATTCACGTTCGAGGACTTCGGCGCAAAGCGCGCGTACGACTATACGCGCTCGGGCAATCCGACGCGTGACCTGCTGGCGGGTGCGATTGCCGAGCTGGAGCGCGGGGCGGGCGGTATCGTGACACCTACGGGGATGGCCGCGATCGCCGTGACGCTCCAGCTGCTACGGCCCGGCGACCTGCTGCTCGCGGCGCACGACGGTTACGGCGGCACGTACCGTCTCCTCCAGGCGCTCGCACGGCGTCATTCGTTCGACGTCGAATTCGTCGACCTGACGAGTTCCGCGGCGGCAGCACTCATCCACGCGCGCAGGCCGCGAATGATATGGGTTGAAACACCGAGCAATCCGCTGCTCCGTATCAGTGATATCGCCGCCCTCGCGGCTGCCGCGCGCGCCGTGGGCGCCCTGTGCGTCGCTGACAACACCTTTCTCTCGCCCGCGCTCCAGACACCGATCGAGCTCGGCGCGGATATCGTGGTACATTCGACCACGAAATACCTGAACGGGCACAGCGATGTTGTGGGCGGTGCAATCGTCGCGTGTGATGTGGCCATTGCCGAAGAGCTCGGCTGGTGGGCGAACTGTACCGGCGCGACCGGGTCGCCATTCGACAGCTACCTCACGCTGCGCGGTCTGCGGACGCTGCATCCGCGCATGCGCGCACACCAGGAGAACGCAGCTGCCATCCTCGATGTGTTGCACGCGCACAGCGCCGTGCGAGCCGTGCACTACCCGGGTCTGCCGACCCATCCCGGCCACGAGACGGCCGTGCGACAGCAGCGCGGGTTCGGCGCCATGCTCAGCTTCGAGCTGCACGGCGGTGAGCCCGCGATCCGCCGTTTCATAGGCGGCCTCGAGCACTTCTCCCTGGCCGAGTCGCTGGGCGGTGTCGAGAGCCTGATCGCGCACCCCGCCACCATGACGCACGCCGCCATGGACGCGGCTGCCCGCCGCACCGCAGGCATCAGAGATGCGCTGCTGCGGCTCTCCGTCGGCATCGAGGATGTCAGCGACCTGCGGAGTGACATCTCCCGCGCGCTGGAGCGCGCCGCTGCGGGACCTTGCTGA
- the polA gene encoding DNA polymerase I produces MVQTPDKTRPRLFLIDGYALIYRAFFAMIQRPLLTTKGENTSAAFGFTRFLIKVRDELQPDYLGVVLDAGNSKRTEIYPAYKATRDKMPTDLEWSLPKIREIIKAFNIPVLALPDHEADDVIGTLAKRAAAAGLEAVIVSGDKDFYQLIGDHICLLNPGRGGSAGVDEEWVDLGNAGDRLGVPPEHVVDYLALIGDSSDNIPGAKGIGPKTAIQLIEKYGPVENIIAHAGEVSNKRARESLIASADDIRMSKTLVTIIDDLPIELEMDALRVEAPDRARLRDLFLELEFHTLVKDFGTDEPPPEKKLDAHYEVADTIEQVSDIAAAARAAGFISLRVENSSPFAMRGEIVGIALATEDGHSWYLPLRHRTPGMLALEGIGVRNLPALDDARMKPLVEVLEDAAIAKVGHDLKQDMLCLRQEGVTLRGIAFDAMIASYVLDPGRRDHDLDALALQHFGVTLQTRDDLCGRGRDVKAIEECDLDRVTPYSAGRADVALRLRPVLEEELDRFELAALCRDIELPLIDVLAAMEWQGIRIDTAFFAETARRLARDLDLIQQEIWKLAGEEFNINSTPQLRTILFERLQLPVLRKTKTGPSTDASVLEELATQGHELPRLLMEFRQIDKLKGTYVDALPQLINPRTKRIHSSFRQAVAATGRLSSSDPNLQNIPIRTEQGAEIRKGFIPDDGFMFVTADYSQIELRILAHFSGDPAFVEAFRSGADIHRQTAGIIFGTSPDQVTGEMRAAAKTVNFATLYGQGAFALSQNLGIPVGEAKEFIENYFVRFPGVRKYLDEQIEKARACGYVETISGRRRYIPEINSRNYNIRQFGERAATNAPVQGSAADIIKLAMIAIHREIAGTGIRMLLQVHDELVFEAPVDQVNEARALIERLMESAFELTVPLEVVTGVGRDWFSCK; encoded by the coding sequence ATGGTGCAGACGCCGGACAAGACCCGGCCACGACTGTTTCTGATCGACGGGTACGCGCTCATCTACCGAGCGTTCTTCGCGATGATCCAGCGGCCGCTGCTGACGACGAAGGGCGAGAACACGTCGGCGGCATTCGGCTTTACACGCTTCCTGATCAAGGTACGCGACGAGCTTCAGCCCGACTATCTCGGGGTGGTTCTGGACGCTGGCAACAGCAAGCGGACGGAGATCTACCCGGCGTACAAGGCGACGCGCGACAAGATGCCCACGGATCTGGAGTGGTCGCTGCCCAAGATCCGTGAGATCATCAAAGCCTTCAACATCCCTGTGCTGGCGCTGCCGGATCATGAGGCGGACGATGTGATCGGTACGCTCGCCAAACGGGCTGCCGCGGCCGGGCTCGAAGCTGTGATCGTCTCGGGGGACAAGGACTTCTACCAGCTGATCGGCGATCACATCTGCCTGTTGAACCCGGGACGTGGCGGCAGCGCAGGTGTCGATGAGGAGTGGGTGGACCTCGGCAACGCCGGTGACCGGCTCGGCGTCCCACCGGAGCACGTGGTCGATTATCTCGCGCTGATCGGCGATTCGTCGGACAACATTCCGGGTGCAAAGGGCATCGGTCCGAAGACCGCCATTCAGCTGATCGAGAAGTACGGCCCGGTGGAGAACATCATTGCGCATGCCGGCGAGGTATCGAACAAGCGGGCGCGTGAGTCGCTGATCGCGTCCGCGGACGACATCAGGATGTCGAAGACACTCGTCACGATCATCGACGATCTTCCCATCGAGCTGGAGATGGACGCGCTGCGCGTGGAGGCGCCCGACCGCGCGAGACTCCGCGACCTCTTCCTCGAGCTCGAGTTCCACACGCTGGTCAAGGACTTCGGCACGGACGAGCCGCCGCCGGAAAAGAAGCTGGATGCGCACTACGAGGTCGCGGACACGATCGAGCAGGTGAGCGATATCGCGGCGGCCGCGCGCGCAGCGGGCTTCATCTCACTGCGCGTAGAGAACTCGAGTCCGTTCGCGATGCGCGGTGAGATCGTGGGGATCGCCCTGGCGACCGAGGATGGTCATTCCTGGTATCTGCCGCTGCGGCATCGGACGCCGGGGATGCTGGCGCTGGAGGGCATCGGCGTGCGCAACCTGCCGGCACTCGACGATGCGCGCATGAAGCCGCTCGTGGAGGTACTGGAGGACGCAGCGATCGCGAAGGTCGGCCACGACCTGAAGCAGGACATGCTCTGTCTGCGGCAGGAGGGAGTCACACTGCGCGGGATCGCGTTCGACGCGATGATCGCATCGTACGTGCTGGATCCGGGCCGGCGTGACCACGACCTCGACGCGCTCGCGCTACAGCATTTCGGCGTGACACTCCAGACGCGCGATGATCTATGCGGCCGCGGTCGCGATGTCAAAGCCATCGAGGAGTGTGACCTGGACCGCGTGACTCCGTATTCCGCGGGGCGGGCGGACGTCGCGCTCCGGCTGCGGCCCGTGCTCGAGGAGGAGCTGGATCGCTTCGAGCTGGCGGCATTGTGCCGCGACATCGAGCTGCCGCTGATCGACGTGCTGGCCGCGATGGAGTGGCAGGGCATCCGCATAGACACGGCGTTCTTCGCCGAGACCGCTCGCCGGCTCGCGCGTGATCTCGACCTGATCCAGCAGGAGATCTGGAAGCTGGCGGGTGAGGAATTCAACATCAACTCGACACCGCAGCTGCGCACGATCCTCTTCGAGCGACTCCAGCTCCCCGTGCTGAGGAAGACGAAGACGGGGCCGTCGACCGATGCGAGCGTGCTGGAAGAGCTTGCGACGCAGGGGCACGAGCTGCCGCGTCTGCTGATGGAGTTCCGTCAGATCGACAAGCTGAAGGGCACATATGTCGATGCGCTGCCGCAGCTCATCAACCCGCGCACGAAGCGCATCCACAGCAGCTTCCGGCAGGCCGTCGCGGCGACCGGGCGGCTGTCGTCCAGCGATCCGAACCTCCAGAACATACCGATACGCACCGAGCAGGGAGCGGAGATCCGCAAGGGATTCATCCCCGACGACGGCTTCATGTTCGTGACCGCAGACTATTCACAGATCGAGCTGCGGATCCTCGCCCATTTCTCCGGCGACCCGGCGTTCGTGGAAGCGTTCCGTAGCGGTGCGGACATTCACAGGCAGACTGCCGGGATCATATTCGGCACCTCGCCCGACCAGGTGACGGGCGAGATGCGCGCGGCTGCCAAGACGGTCAATTTCGCAACGCTGTACGGCCAGGGTGCGTTCGCACTGTCGCAGAACCTCGGCATTCCGGTCGGCGAAGCGAAGGAGTTCATCGAGAACTACTTCGTGCGCTTTCCCGGCGTCCGGAAGTACCTGGATGAGCAGATCGAGAAGGCGCGTGCGTGTGGTTATGTAGAGACGATCTCGGGGCGGCGGCGCTACATCCCCGAGATCAACAGCCGCAACTACAACATACGCCAGTTCGGGGAGCGGGCGGCCACGAACGCACCCGTGCAGGGCAGTGCGGCGGACATCATCAAGCTCGCGATGATTGCGATACACCGCGAGATCGCGGGCACGGGCATCCGCATGCTGCTGCAGGTGCACGACGAGCTGGTCTTCGAGGCGCCGGTGGACCAGGTCAACGAGGCGCGTGCGCTGATCGAGCGGTTGATGGAAAGTGCGTTCGAGCTGACGGTCCCGCTGGAAGTGGTGACGGGGGTCGGCCGGGACTGGTTCTCCTGCAAGTGA
- a CDS encoding RNA polymerase sigma factor RpoD/SigA encodes MFANSRALDSFDQYLFDVEKYPLIEDPQEERELARRARVGDKEAAERLVTANLRFVISYVKKYQGRGLGLAELVCIGNEGLLKAVKKFDPDKGVKFISYAVWWIRQTVLQALAEQTRSVRIPLNQNSNLVKLSRTDTALTQLLGRSPTDQEIADEMGEPVETVRALRRVAASELSLDAPIDRGDRDSASFGERFAGAEAEDIEETVESQAQREFLDRMFEKYLTERERKILYLYYGLDDGEERTLEEIGSLLGVTRERIRQIRNRAFEKLRESPDGEALATFWSAN; translated from the coding sequence ATGTTCGCGAACTCCCGCGCCTTGGACTCTTTCGACCAATACCTGTTCGATGTCGAGAAGTACCCACTCATCGAGGATCCCCAGGAGGAACGTGAGCTGGCTCGCCGCGCGCGGGTCGGCGACAAGGAAGCCGCCGAGCGTCTGGTCACGGCGAATCTTCGTTTCGTTATCTCGTATGTGAAGAAGTATCAGGGACGCGGTCTGGGCCTGGCGGAGCTGGTGTGCATCGGCAACGAGGGTCTGCTGAAGGCCGTGAAGAAGTTCGATCCCGACAAGGGTGTGAAGTTCATTTCGTACGCGGTATGGTGGATCCGGCAGACGGTGCTGCAGGCGCTGGCGGAGCAGACGCGTTCGGTACGCATTCCGCTGAACCAGAATTCGAATCTGGTGAAGCTGTCGCGGACCGACACGGCGCTGACGCAGCTGCTCGGGCGGTCGCCGACGGATCAGGAGATCGCGGACGAGATGGGCGAGCCGGTGGAAACCGTGCGGGCTCTGCGCCGGGTGGCGGCGTCGGAGCTGTCGCTGGATGCACCGATCGACCGCGGTGATCGTGACAGCGCCTCCTTCGGCGAGCGTTTCGCCGGTGCGGAAGCGGAGGACATCGAGGAGACGGTCGAGTCGCAGGCACAGCGCGAGTTCCTCGATCGCATGTTCGAGAAGTACCTGACGGAGCGCGAGCGCAAGATTCTCTATCTGTATTATGGGCTGGATGACGGCGAGGAGCGGACGCTGGAGGAGATCGGCTCGCTTCTGGGCGTCACGCGCGAGCGGATCCGGCAGATCCGGAACCGGGCCTTCGAGAAGCTGCGCGAGAGTCCGGACGGTGAGGCACTCGCGACGTTCTGGAGTGCGAACTGA